A genomic stretch from Alteribacter keqinensis includes:
- a CDS encoding glutamine--tRNA ligase/YqeY domain fusion protein encodes MENKETSSNFIKTIMQEDLLSGKRDEIITRFPPEPNGYLHIGHAKSIALNFGLADEFKGKTNLRFDDTNPLKEDQEYVDAIKEDVKWLGFDWDGLHFASDYFEEMYERAIVLIKKGLAYVEDLSIDEIREYRGTLTEPGKESPSRSRSVEENLALFEQMKEGKFENGEKVLRAKIDMSSGNMNMRDPVLYRISHTTHHNTGDTWCIYPMYAFAHPLEDAIEGVTHSICTTEFEEQRPLYNWVVENTDMPVQPQQIEFGRLNLTNTVMSKRKLKQLVDENVVDGWDDPRLPTISGLRRRGFTPEAIREFIYETGVSKGNGAVDVQMLEHYIREDLKLKAPRTMSVIRPLKVVITNYPEGESEMLEAEINPENPEMGTRQIPFSREIYIEQEDFMEDPPKKYHRLYPGNEVRLKHAYFIKCEDFVKDEEGNVVELHCTYDPETKSGSGFTGRKVKGTIHWVDANDSKPAEFRLYDSLILDMEDEEELEGAEEKTFMDLVNPNSLEVLQGFVESNMNDVKAQDKFQFFRHGYFNVDPKHTTEEKPVFNRIVSLKSSFKFKK; translated from the coding sequence ATGGAGAATAAAGAAACTTCTTCTAACTTTATAAAGACAATTATGCAGGAAGACTTGCTCTCGGGAAAGCGCGATGAGATCATTACCCGTTTCCCGCCGGAGCCAAACGGATACTTACATATCGGTCACGCCAAGTCCATTGCCTTGAACTTCGGACTTGCAGATGAATTTAAGGGTAAGACAAATCTCAGGTTTGATGACACGAACCCGTTAAAAGAAGATCAGGAATACGTAGATGCAATCAAAGAAGATGTGAAGTGGCTCGGGTTTGATTGGGACGGTTTACACTTTGCATCCGACTACTTTGAGGAAATGTATGAGCGGGCGATTGTTTTGATCAAGAAAGGTCTCGCTTATGTAGAAGACCTCTCCATTGACGAGATTCGCGAATACCGCGGTACTCTTACAGAGCCGGGTAAAGAAAGCCCTTCACGTTCCCGAAGCGTAGAAGAAAACCTGGCATTATTTGAACAAATGAAGGAAGGCAAGTTTGAGAACGGAGAAAAAGTCCTAAGGGCTAAGATTGATATGAGTTCGGGCAATATGAACATGCGTGATCCGGTATTATACCGTATTTCTCATACGACTCACCACAATACAGGAGATACGTGGTGCATTTATCCGATGTACGCATTCGCGCACCCGCTGGAGGATGCGATTGAAGGGGTAACCCACTCAATTTGTACAACAGAATTCGAAGAACAGCGGCCGTTATACAACTGGGTCGTTGAAAATACAGATATGCCGGTTCAGCCGCAGCAAATCGAGTTTGGCCGTTTGAATTTGACAAATACAGTTATGAGTAAGCGAAAATTGAAGCAGCTTGTGGACGAGAATGTTGTCGACGGGTGGGATGATCCCCGTCTACCGACGATTTCCGGCCTTCGCCGCCGCGGATTTACACCTGAAGCCATTCGGGAATTCATTTACGAAACCGGTGTCTCAAAGGGGAATGGTGCTGTAGATGTACAAATGCTCGAGCATTACATTCGTGAAGACCTGAAATTAAAAGCTCCACGTACAATGAGCGTAATCCGTCCGTTGAAAGTGGTTATTACGAACTACCCTGAAGGAGAAAGCGAGATGCTCGAAGCGGAGATCAATCCGGAGAACCCGGAGATGGGAACCCGTCAGATTCCATTCTCCCGTGAGATTTACATCGAGCAGGAGGACTTTATGGAAGACCCTCCTAAAAAATACCACCGCCTTTATCCGGGTAATGAAGTGCGCCTGAAACATGCTTATTTCATTAAGTGCGAGGATTTCGTTAAAGACGAAGAAGGAAATGTTGTTGAGCTTCACTGTACGTACGACCCTGAAACGAAGAGTGGGTCCGGCTTTACGGGACGTAAAGTAAAAGGAACGATTCACTGGGTGGATGCCAACGACTCGAAGCCTGCTGAATTCAGGCTTTACGACAGCCTTATCCTTGATATGGAGGACGAAGAGGAACTTGAAGGAGCGGAAGAGAAAACATTTATGGACCTTGTGAATCCCAACTCTCTTGAAGTGCTTCAAGGGTTTGTGGAGTCAAATATGAACGATGTAAAAGCTCAGGATAAGTTCCAGTTTTTCCGACACGGCTATTTTAATGTTGATCCGAAGCACACAACCGAAGAAAAGCCGGTATTTAACCGGATTGTTTCTCTGAAAAGCTCATTTAAGTTTAAAAAATAA
- the ilvE gene encoding branched-chain-amino-acid transaminase, whose translation MSNTQWIYLSGEFVKKEDAVVSVYDHGFLYGDGVFEGIRVYSGNVFKLDEHIHRLYDSAQSIMLNVPYTKEEMEQIIVETVRRNKLESAYIRVVVSRGAGNLGLDPAFCSQPRVIVIAEELALFPMELYQKGLRVGSVASRRNRPDVLSPQVKSLNYLNNILVKLEANQAGVDEALMLNDQGYVTEGSADNIFIIKNGTIYTPPVYLGALEGITRNAIIDLAREKGYELKESPFTRHDVYVADEVFLTGTAVEVIAVVEVDGRKIQDGKPGKVTNHLLSEFRKLVTQDGVKCYDQEEKQSHVS comes from the coding sequence ATGAGTAATACTCAATGGATTTATCTGAGTGGCGAATTTGTCAAAAAAGAAGATGCCGTTGTATCGGTTTACGATCACGGATTTCTTTACGGAGACGGGGTGTTCGAAGGGATTCGCGTTTACAGCGGTAACGTCTTTAAACTCGACGAACACATCCACAGGCTATATGATTCCGCTCAGTCCATCATGTTAAATGTTCCATACACAAAGGAGGAGATGGAACAGATTATTGTCGAGACTGTGCGAAGAAATAAATTAGAGAGTGCTTATATCCGCGTGGTTGTTTCCCGCGGTGCCGGAAACCTCGGACTGGATCCTGCATTTTGCTCACAGCCACGGGTTATCGTCATAGCTGAAGAGCTGGCCCTCTTTCCTATGGAACTGTATCAAAAAGGACTCAGGGTCGGCAGTGTTGCCAGCCGCCGGAACAGACCGGACGTTTTGAGTCCCCAGGTTAAATCACTTAACTATTTAAATAATATCCTCGTAAAACTCGAAGCCAACCAGGCAGGGGTTGACGAGGCCTTAATGTTAAATGATCAGGGATATGTAACCGAAGGCTCTGCCGATAATATCTTCATCATAAAAAACGGCACCATCTATACACCTCCTGTCTATTTGGGAGCGCTTGAAGGTATTACACGGAACGCCATTATCGATCTGGCACGTGAAAAAGGTTACGAGCTGAAGGAATCACCGTTTACAAGACACGATGTCTATGTGGCCGATGAAGTCTTCCTGACGGGTACAGCTGTTGAAGTTATCGCTGTTGTAGAAGTTGACGGCCGTAAGATTCAGGATGGTAAGCCGGGTAAAGTTACGAACCACTTACTGTCTGAGTTCCGAAAACTCGTCACTCAGGACGGCGTGAAATGTTACGACCAAGAAGAAAAACAATCACATGTAAGCTAA